The segment tTATACGTAATATTGCtttatttgttaatgataGGTGACGAGGTTGCACCATTTCTTTAGATGGTGGTGTTTTTGCATTATCAAATTTTggtataatcataataaatggtgatttatttttcgtttctttttgttgttttgttatttgtttaacTGGTGTTATTTGTTTAACTGGTGTTAAATAACAAACAGATggtttttgtaattttgaaggtatttttttatgtgttatTACTTCAATATCATctgtttcatcaattttttcaataatattatcttgttgtagttttattatttgaacattctttttatttattgaaactatatttttatcaatgtcttttaaatttatttttttaactggtgAATaaccattaaatatttttggtatAGCAGTTGATTTAAGTACTGGTATTTTTCTGTTTGGATGATTGTCAATATCAGAATCAACAAAATGCTTTGaacatatatatgaatttttggTTAGTTTCAATTGATCAATTCCAATTTgtgttttccatttttttaacaattcatGATCATGATGAGGAAAActataatagaaaattattagtattatataacattaaattaacaacaaaataatagtttaacttacggaaaatataaaacttgttCAGTTGGACAACTTTTTTGACAAAGAGGTATGCAACAAGCATGAATTTTTCCTTCAActgataattgattattttccattattaattacacaaatataattaataataatatagttttataattttttttatcaatttttctatcaatatttataagcagcaattaacaattgtttttttgtttttaaaacaaataacaaatcaCATACACATTACAAaactgttaattttattatttattttttttttcttttaccgGTGTAAACTGATAaactggtaaaaaaaaaaaaaaactaaaattgacAGACGAACGCCATTTTCTATTGGCAACAATATggcggcaaaaaaaaaaaccacgctttcgataattaattgattttataatgcctaataaattataaatccagtaaattattgaaaaaaaaaaattttacaaaattattattatttatagggaatgctttttttaataaataataatttttaaaaatcaacagagtaaaataaaaagtgacgCGCCAAAAAGTCAGCCATTTCTATGACGTAATTTGTAAAATAGAGAGAGAGAAATTCtcagctaaataaaaaaaataatagacatCTGTAAACAATTGCaacttattaaaataataaatattctaaacaattgttttaaaataataattgtcacaaagataaattgaatataaataattgttattactattttaaaaagaagcaaaaaagtattttaatttttaattgtattttccAATTTCTTAAccttaaaaatgaataatccaAGAGGTTCAAAggatgtatttaaaaaaaaatgtagtgtTTGTggttttcaatcaaaaaataatagtgaagTAAGTTTTCATGTTTATCCAAGAGATATTAAAATGCGAGAAAAATGGATTGATGCATTAAGAACAGATAAATCAAAGTTGAATTTTGCAAGTTCTTTAATTGTTTGTAGTCAACATTTTAATCCAAAAACTGATTTTTTAGAACGACGTAAGTTTGTTTATTATCTCTATTctctattaaaataattgttttttttttttaatctaaaaatatttaatattacagCTCCAGGTATTGGTACAAAAAGACGAGGATTAAAACCAACTGCAGTACCATCATATGAAATAATTCCTCGACCAAGTACAAGAAGTAATTCAGAAGTTGATActttaattacaataaacaaCACAGTATCCAATCCAATGtaagtaattttttgttattttaaatattaaatatatttatatttcatgtaaaaatattaatttacagacAATCATCAAGTATCTTTGAGAGTGATATCAACAATCAATCAGTTTTAATTGatcataatgaaatatttgatgatatatctgaaatttcaataattgaaaattcatataattcaCCAGAAATAACGCTACAAGTATCAGAAACTGAGGAAACAATGAATGAAGTTGATGTGGTTGAAGAAACATCATTTAATGACAAAAGTGTTGAatcatttataagaaaaatgattaaaacaGATAAACAATTAGATGGTTTTACAGGTTtacattcattttcattatttacatcaattgttaataatattgttaaatcaaaaagtgataataatttatcatatgatGTTATGGATATTGAAGATGCAGTTTTAttgacatttataaaattaaaattaaatataacataTGTTTGTTTAGCAGCAATATTTAAagttactgaaaaaaaagcacaagaaatatttattgatacattaaatgaattagaatcattattttcaaatatgttAGATTGGCCATCaaacaatgaaataacaaTGGGAAAATTAGAGGaacaaaattatgaaaattattctgATTATACTGATGCATCAAgagtaaaatttatcataagtATTGCATCAACTGGTTTAATATCATATGTTAGTAaagcatttaataataaatt is part of the Aphidius gifuensis isolate YNYX2018 linkage group LG1, ASM1490517v1, whole genome shotgun sequence genome and harbors:
- the LOC122847601 gene encoding uncharacterized protein LOC122847601; translated protein: MNNPRGSKDVFKKKCSVCGFQSKNNSEVSFHVYPRDIKMREKWIDALRTDKSKLNFASSLIVCSQHFNPKTDFLERPPGIGTKRRGLKPTAVPSYEIIPRPSTRSNSEVDTLITINNTVSNPIQSSSIFESDINNQSVLIDHNEIFDDISEISIIENSYNSPEITLQVSETEETMNEVDVVEETSFNDKSVESFIRKMIKTDKQLDGFTGLHSFSLFTSIVNNIVKSKSDNNLSYDVMDIEDAVLLTFIKLKLNITYVCLAAIFKVTEKKAQEIFIDTLNELESLFSNMLDWPSNNEITMGKLEEQNYENYSDYTDASRVKFIISIASTGLISYVSKAFNNKLFSQAEIGDDDCTKTDKGFEIDIECTTVNLQLLESKLKTEIQCDGIKIETDDSHVDIENTLRRIKIFKILNGTIPNYLSLYCEKIMHVICGLFNLGVSHDLQN